A genomic segment from Phragmites australis chromosome 6, lpPhrAust1.1, whole genome shotgun sequence encodes:
- the LOC133922259 gene encoding uncharacterized protein At4g37920: protein MAMPTASSSSCQAPPAGLPLLTSPGARARALSRCHLHFRLRGAASAVSTGHLFLGRPQAQCSSIAAVGDVAAAPDVCTETMPSNSGYPDSSMGASSHEVESERAGKMNQKSRENNKMVKISDKLIGVFMVDKPTPTDWRKLLAFSREWDNIRPHFFKRCQERADAESNPEMKHSLLRLGRKLKEIDEDVKRHNELLEVVKSTPSDEIGAIVANRRKDFTVEFFNHLYYVAESYHDDPEKQTELAKLGNVCVDALQAHDDTSGGLEALNAAELKLKDILNSPSVDAACRKIDDLAEKKELDSALVLMLSKAWSAAKGTDITKSEAKDIMFHLYMTAVANLQRQMPKDIRILKHLIMIEDPEERLSALNDAFTPGPELQGDNVDTLYTSPEALHTWARAIVDAYYKSREGTLLRQARDLMNPKIIRRVEEIVKIIKDKYL from the exons ATGGCGATGCCcacagcctcctcctcctcctgccaaGCGCCGCCCGCTGGCCTCCCGCTCCTCACCTCCCCtggcgcccgcgcccgcgccctcAGCCGTTGCCACCTCCATTTCCGCCTCCGTGGCGCCGCCTCAGCCGTTTCCACAG GTCATCTGTTTCTTGGTCGTCCCCAAGCACAATGCTCTTCTATTGCAGCAGTTGGTGATGTGGCAGCTGCGCCCGATGTTTGTACAGAAACCATGCCATCAAACAGTGGATATCCAGATAGTTCTATGGGTGCTTCGTCTCATGAAGTTGAATCAGAAAGGGCTGGCAAGATGAACCAAAAGTCTAGAGAAAACAACAAAATGGTTAAAATCAGTGACAAGTTAATAGGTGTATTCATGGTTGATAAGCCTACACCAACAGATTGGAGAAAATTACTAGCGTTTAGCAGGGAATGGGACAACATAAGACCGCATTTCTTTAAGCGCTGTCAGGAACGAGCAGATGCAGAATCAAACCCTGAGATGAAGCACAGTCTTCTTAGACTTGGTAGAAAACTGAAAGAG ATAGATGAGGATGTAAAAAGGCATAATGAACTACTTGAAGTAGTAAAATCTACACCATCTGATGAAATTGGTGCTATTGTTGCTAATCGACGTAAAGATTTCACAGTGGAATTCTTCAACCACCTTTATTATGTTGCGGAGTCTTATCATGATGACCCTGAAAAGCAAACTG AGTTGGCAAAGCTTGGAAATGTTTGTGTAGATGCCCTACAAGCTCACGATGATACATCTGGGGGTCTTGAAGCTTTGAATGCAGCCGAATTGAAGTTAAAAGATATACTTAATTCGCCTTCGGTAGATGCTGCTTGCAGAAAGATTGATGACTTGGCTGAGAAGAAGGAACTGGACTCTGCATTAGTGTTAATGCTTTCTAAAGCATGGTCAGCTGCAAAGGGTACAGACATCACCAAATCGGAG GCAAAGGACATAATGTTTCATCTATACATGACTGCGGTGGCCAATCTCCAGAGACAGATGCCGAAGGATATCAGAATACTGAAGCATCTTATAATGATAGAGGATCCAGAAGAACGGTTGAGTGCACTGAATGACGCTTTTACTCCTGGTCCTGAACTTCAAGGGGACAATGTTGATACATTATACAC GAGTCCAGAGGCGTTGCACACTTGGGCCAGAGCTATAGTTGATGCATATTATAAAAGCAGAGAAGGCACTCTCCTTAGGCAAGCAAGAGACTTGATGAACCCTAAAATCATCAGGAGAGTCGAAGAGATAGTGAAGATAATAAAGGATAAATACCTTTAA